Proteins encoded by one window of Vigna radiata var. radiata cultivar VC1973A chromosome 5, Vradiata_ver6, whole genome shotgun sequence:
- the LOC106761581 gene encoding transcription factor bHLH168: MKKRLAASTIDDSTKLDRKTIERNRRIHMKSLCHQLASLIPPNLKPPKSKLMLGQQDQLDLAARYIKHMRERIEKLKRQKEQAMLNQSSERKMFDKNDETKLPILELRDLGSGIEVMLVSGLNKTFMLYEVISVLEEEGAEVVTASFSTVGDKLFYVVHAQVKISRVGVETTRVKDRLQEFIAPLEIWPEDV, translated from the exons atgaagaagagattagCAGCAAGCACCATCGATGATTCCACTAAACTTGATCGCAAAACCATCGAAAGAAACCGCAGAATTCACATGAAATCCCTCTGCCATCAGCTTGCTTCTCTTATTCCTCCCAACCTCAAACCACCCAAATCCAAG CTGATGCTAGGGCAGCAGGACCAACTGGATCTCGCAGCAAGGTACATAAAACACATGAGAGAGAGAATAGAGAAATTGAAGAGGCAGAAGGAGCAAGCGATGTTGAACCAAAGCagtgaaagaaaaatgtttgataaaaacGATGAGACCAAGTTGCCAATACTTGAGCTAAGAGACTTGGGTTCCGGCATCGAAGTGATGCTGGTGAGTGGGTTGAACAAGACATTCATGTTGTACGAAGTAATCAGCGTTCTTGAGGAAGAAGGTGCTGAAGTTGTCACTGCAAGCTTCTCAACTGTCGGAGACAAGTTATTTTACGTTGTTCACGCTCAG GTTAAAATATCAAGAGTTGGCGTGGAGACGACAAGGGTAAAGGATAGACTTCAAGAATTTATTGCCCCATTAGAAATTTGGCCGGAAGACGTGTGA